The Achromobacter deleyi genome has a window encoding:
- the dapB gene encoding 4-hydroxy-tetrahydrodipicolinate reductase produces the protein MRIAIAGANGRMGQMLIEAVLKADGLQLAVALGSKGSSALGRDAGAPLGKQTGVAITDDLDALAGADCLIDFTRPEGTLEHLQACVKHGVKAVIGTTGFDDNGRATIEVAAQKTAIVFAPNMSVGVNATLKLLDMAARILNAGYDVEVFEAHHRNKVDAPSGTALKMGETIASAWEVALPDVATWSRHGDTGVRKPGTIGFSVLRGGDIVGDHTVSFCGIGERIEISHRSSSRATYAEGALRAARFLESKTNGLYDMQSVLGF, from the coding sequence ATGCGTATTGCTATCGCCGGCGCCAACGGCCGCATGGGCCAGATGCTGATCGAGGCCGTATTGAAGGCCGACGGCCTGCAGCTGGCCGTGGCGCTGGGCAGCAAGGGTTCCAGCGCACTGGGCCGCGATGCCGGCGCCCCGCTGGGCAAGCAGACCGGCGTGGCCATCACGGATGACCTGGACGCGCTCGCCGGCGCCGACTGCCTGATCGATTTCACCCGCCCCGAGGGCACGCTGGAACACCTGCAGGCCTGCGTGAAGCACGGCGTGAAGGCCGTCATTGGCACCACCGGCTTTGACGACAATGGCCGCGCCACGATTGAAGTGGCCGCCCAGAAAACCGCCATCGTGTTCGCGCCCAACATGAGTGTGGGAGTCAATGCCACGCTCAAGCTGCTGGACATGGCCGCGCGCATCCTGAACGCAGGCTACGACGTGGAAGTGTTCGAGGCCCACCACCGCAACAAGGTGGATGCGCCGTCGGGCACCGCACTGAAGATGGGCGAAACCATCGCCTCGGCCTGGGAAGTCGCCCTGCCCGATGTCGCCACCTGGAGCCGCCACGGCGACACCGGTGTGCGCAAGCCCGGCACCATAGGCTTTTCCGTCCTGCGCGGCGGCGATATCGTTGGCGACCACACGGTTTCGTTCTGCGGCATCGGCGAGCGCATCGAGATCTCGCACCGTTCGTCCAGCCGCGCCACCTACGCGGAGGGCGCGCTGCGTGCGGCCCGGTTCCTGGAAAGCAAGACCAATGGCCTGTACGACATGCAGTCCGTGCTGGGTTTCTGA